One Trichosurus vulpecula isolate mTriVul1 chromosome 7, mTriVul1.pri, whole genome shotgun sequence genomic region harbors:
- the ENSA gene encoding alpha-endosulfine codes for MSQKQEAENPSEETGEEKQDTQEKEGILPERAEEAKLKAKYPSLGQKPGGSDFLMKRLQKGQKYFDSGDYNMAKAKMKNKQLPSAGPDKNSVTGDHIPTPQDLPQRKSSLVTSKLAGGQVE; via the exons ATGTCCCAGAAACAGGAGGCTGAAAACCCGTCGGAGGAGACCGGAGAGGAGAAGCAG GACACACAAGAGAAGGAAGGTATTCTCCCCGAGAGAGCTGAGGAGGCAAAGCTAAAGGCCAAATACCCAAGCCTGGGACAAAAGCCCGGGGGCTCGGACTTCCTCATGAAGAGACTCCAGAAGGGG CAAAAGTACTTTGACTCAGGAGACTACAACATGGCCAAAGCCAAGATGAAGAACAAACAGCTGCCAAGTGCAGGACCAGACAAGAACTCGGTGACAGGCGATCACATCCCCACGCCGCAGGACCTGCCCCAGAGAAAGTCCTCCCTCGTCACCAGCAAGCTTGCGGG TGGCCAAGTTGAATGA